The Candidatus Sysuiplasma acidicola genome includes the window TTGTTTTTCCCTGCAGGAGACTGTTTTTTCGATGCTGACGGAAGTCACTGAGAGAGCCATCGCACAGGCAGAAAAGAGCGAGATAGTGCTCGCGGGAGGAGTTGCTCGTAACCGCAGGCTGTCCCAGATGGTTCATGAGATGGCCGCGGATAGGGGAGCGCGCGTATTCGAGCCCCCATTTGAATATCTCGTCGATAACGGGGTCATGATAGCGTGGAACGGCTTGCTCGCATACGGTTCCGGGCAGCGAATGTCTATCGAGAGCTCCGCCGTTAACCAGAGATACAGGACGGATCAGGTTCAGGTTACCTGGCGCTAGTGCGTGCTGCGAATCTGCTTGCCCGTGATCTCGTCCACAGACTTCAGAAATTCCATGAGATGTTCCTTCGGAACCATGGCACCGGATGCTATCACGTGCCCTCCGCCGTGTCCTCCGAACTTCGATGCGGAAACAGAAAGACTTTCTGCAAGATCCAATCCGCTTGCGACCAGCGCCTTGGTTCCTCTTCCGCTCACTTTGTATGTTTCTCCGGCCAGGGAATATGAAAACGTCGGTCTGTCTTTGCGGCCTATGAACGCCATATAAAGACCGCACAGCGCTCCGGCCAGAGAAGGATCGTCTGAGCGGAAATACTGTATGTTGTCCATCTCTTCGATTCCTTCCTCAAGCTCGTTGAGTCTTGAAATCATTGCTTTGTTATAGTCCAGTCTGAACTTAAGCGTCTCTGCGGTAGCCTCTCCGTCCGCCAGCTCCATGGCAAGTCCCAGTCCGTAATTGCCGGTTCGCCCGCAGGCGTTGGCTAGACTCGCCATCTCCGCAATGCTCACTCCGGTAAGTTCCGAATAATACTGAGTCGACAGTATCTGTGAAACGTTCTCATAATCGCAGCCGTTTGATGCGAGCGTCATCATCAGTGCGGATGCAACTCTCCTCAAATCCTCCTCAGAATAGGATGAGTAGTTGATGTCCGGTTTAATTCCGAGAGCGTTGACATAGTCTGGTAAAATCTCGGGTTTACCGGTGAGTCCTTTGAAATAAGGTTCCGGCGAGTTCAATATTGAATCGGCCAGAGTATTGCCCTGTAGTTGAAGCGATTTTCGTTCGACTATTATTCGACGCTTGATCGCCTCGTTTAGTATGTCCAGGTTCAATCCACGATAACCCCCGAGATGCTGCATGTCGCCATGAGCTCCTGCAAGCGCCGGGACGGCTGCATCCCAGTTTGCGTCATCGATGTGCTGGGCTAGAAGGAAACAGGTTGTCGCACCGCTCACGTCCGTCGTTCCGTTAGATCCGAACAGGCTGGGATTCACATGAATCACGCGTTCACTGTCACGGAGAGGTTTGTGATGGTCGAGTACAATTGTGTCACACTGGAGTTTTTCCAGCAACTCAAGCTGGCCGCTTCCCATGTCGGAGAAGATAAAACACTTTCCGTTTTCGTTTTTAAGACTGTCCAAGAGACGGGAGTCCAGACTCTGGGTCATCGTAGCGTGAAACGGGACGCCCAGCCGCCGGAGCATAATGGACAGGACTGCTGCCGAACTGATCCCGTCTGCATCATAATGGCTGATGACCCTGACTTTGGCTGAACGTGCTCCGGTGAGAACAGCCTTGGCTCTCTCGAGCCTTTCAAGCAGTTCTTTTTGGAGTTTGATGCCGCTCATTTATATCCATCTGCCTCTCAATACTGAAACCTTCAAAGAGTTATCCTCTAAATGTTACGTCCCTGCCACATGGA containing:
- a CDS encoding DHH family phosphoesterase; this translates as MSGIKLQKELLERLERAKAVLTGARSAKVRVISHYDADGISSAAVLSIMLRRLGVPFHATMTQSLDSRLLDSLKNENGKCFIFSDMGSGQLELLEKLQCDTIVLDHHKPLRDSERVIHVNPSLFGSNGTTDVSGATTCFLLAQHIDDANWDAAVPALAGAHGDMQHLGGYRGLNLDILNEAIKRRIIVERKSLQLQGNTLADSILNSPEPYFKGLTGKPEILPDYVNALGIKPDINYSSYSEEDLRRVASALMMTLASNGCDYENVSQILSTQYYSELTGVSIAEMASLANACGRTGNYGLGLAMELADGEATAETLKFRLDYNKAMISRLNELEEGIEEMDNIQYFRSDDPSLAGALCGLYMAFIGRKDRPTFSYSLAGETYKVSGRGTKALVASGLDLAESLSVSASKFGGHGGGHVIASGAMVPKEHLMEFLKSVDEITGKQIRSTH